In Flavobacterium okayamense, a single window of DNA contains:
- a CDS encoding zinc-dependent metalloprotease, producing the protein MKKLLLIIVCSLFFTSEAFSQTDKAWGSVKSNDFTVAKTASRESFPVNFKLMQLNMAQLKNSLMTAPDRNSGDYSDVIISIPNVNGELENFRMYEASNFDADLQAQYPNIRSYVGIGIDDPYATLRLSLDPSGIQTMVFRANRPTEFMEPYSDDKAVYAVYSSSRTKGKLPFTCSTPEQVLVNDISTPEITSRSSSGTLLNFRLALSCNGEYANYFGATSSAQSGLVLAAFNATMTRVNGVFEKDFAIHMNIVAQTTNVIYYNPVTDPYTTMASWNTQLQQALNTTLTGPSTSLAANNAAYDVGHMFGASGGGGNAGCIGCVCVNGTASGTGSTKGRGITSPADGVPMGDSFDIDYVAHELGHQFGANHTFSHSSEGTGVNKEVGGGVTIMGYAGITSYNTHMNSIDVFHSASIAQVQTNMVGKTCPTSSPITHGTPVVNAGGDYTIPRSTPFMLTGSATDAGGTGLMTYTWEQNDDAGANTGANSVASATKTVGPNFVCYPDTSSPTRYFPTMTSVMNGSSTTQGVDVTMEALSSVARTLNFRLTARDNVAGQGQTNYDDMIVTVDATRGPLLVTSQNVDGIVWTPGTTETVTWAVNNTNTSSGGNNVDILYTTDGGATWNTILTNTLNDGSQDITVPSVSAPNCRIMVKASGNIFFNVNTKNIAIGDYIYQSQNVCTDYTFNLNAAITESTTSYSGFSLPISDSFTITDVNVVVDATHPNIGTTQFAISSPSGYAVTPTPVLSRVYRASVGCPGGVNLNKFFDMSGAALNCSNTIDGAATIPADDISTVYYNGTNSAGSWYIWFVDLNTTDGLTGTINYVTFNLCRSELVPVLTNESFETNDFVIYPNPNNGTFNIQLTANTNEVALSVHDLRGRLILSKDLQASGLVNEQISLADAQTGIYLVTIQDGSRKITKKIIVE; encoded by the coding sequence ATGAAAAAACTTTTACTTATTATTGTTTGTTCATTATTTTTTACTTCTGAAGCTTTCTCTCAAACGGATAAGGCTTGGGGTTCTGTAAAAAGCAATGATTTTACAGTTGCAAAAACGGCTAGCCGTGAAAGCTTTCCAGTTAATTTTAAGCTAATGCAACTTAACATGGCGCAATTAAAGAATTCTTTAATGACTGCTCCAGACAGAAACTCAGGAGATTATTCTGATGTTATTATTTCTATCCCAAATGTTAATGGTGAACTAGAAAATTTTAGAATGTATGAAGCATCTAACTTTGATGCGGATTTACAGGCTCAGTATCCAAACATTAGATCTTATGTTGGTATTGGTATTGATGACCCATATGCTACTTTAAGATTAAGTTTAGATCCAAGTGGAATACAAACTATGGTTTTCAGAGCAAACAGGCCAACAGAGTTTATGGAACCTTATTCTGATGATAAAGCAGTTTATGCGGTTTACTCTTCTTCTAGAACTAAAGGTAAACTTCCTTTTACATGTTCAACACCAGAACAAGTCTTAGTTAATGATATCTCTACACCAGAAATAACATCTCGTTCTAGTTCAGGTACATTACTAAATTTTAGATTAGCACTGTCTTGTAATGGAGAGTATGCTAATTATTTTGGCGCTACAAGTTCTGCTCAATCGGGATTAGTATTAGCTGCTTTTAATGCGACTATGACAAGAGTAAATGGTGTTTTTGAAAAAGATTTTGCTATTCATATGAATATTGTCGCTCAAACAACTAACGTAATTTATTACAACCCAGTAACGGATCCTTACACAACAATGGCTAGCTGGAATACCCAACTTCAACAAGCATTAAATACTACATTAACGGGTCCATCTACTTCATTAGCTGCTAATAATGCTGCGTATGATGTAGGACATATGTTTGGAGCTTCTGGCGGAGGTGGTAATGCAGGATGTATAGGTTGTGTTTGTGTGAATGGTACAGCTTCAGGAACAGGTTCTACAAAAGGTAGAGGAATTACTTCTCCTGCAGATGGTGTGCCAATGGGGGATTCTTTTGATATAGATTATGTAGCTCATGAGTTAGGACATCAATTTGGAGCAAATCATACTTTTTCGCATTCTTCAGAGGGTACAGGAGTAAATAAAGAAGTTGGTGGAGGTGTAACTATTATGGGTTATGCAGGTATCACTTCTTACAATACTCATATGAATTCAATTGATGTTTTTCATTCGGCAAGTATAGCACAAGTGCAAACAAATATGGTTGGTAAAACATGTCCAACGTCATCGCCTATAACTCATGGTACACCAGTTGTTAATGCAGGTGGAGATTATACAATACCTAGAAGTACTCCATTTATGTTAACGGGATCTGCAACTGATGCTGGGGGAACTGGATTAATGACTTATACTTGGGAGCAAAATGATGATGCAGGGGCTAATACAGGAGCTAATAGTGTTGCTAGTGCTACAAAGACAGTTGGTCCTAATTTTGTTTGCTATCCAGACACATCTAGCCCAACAAGATATTTCCCAACAATGACTTCTGTTATGAATGGTAGTTCTACAACTCAAGGAGTAGATGTTACAATGGAAGCATTAAGTTCAGTTGCAAGAACTTTAAATTTTAGATTAACAGCCAGAGATAATGTTGCTGGACAAGGACAAACTAATTATGATGATATGATTGTGACAGTTGACGCAACAAGAGGACCGTTACTTGTTACTTCTCAAAATGTTGATGGTATTGTTTGGACTCCGGGAACAACTGAAACTGTGACTTGGGCGGTAAATAATACAAATACAAGTTCTGGTGGAAATAATGTTGATATTTTATATACTACTGATGGAGGAGCAACTTGGAATACAATCTTAACAAACACGCTAAATGATGGATCTCAAGATATTACTGTGCCTTCTGTAAGTGCTCCAAATTGTAGAATTATGGTTAAGGCTTCTGGTAATATTTTCTTTAATGTTAATACTAAAAATATTGCAATTGGAGATTATATTTATCAATCTCAGAATGTTTGTACAGATTATACATTTAATTTAAATGCTGCAATTACTGAAAGTACAACTTCTTACAGTGGTTTTTCTTTACCAATTTCAGATTCATTCACAATTACTGATGTTAATGTTGTAGTTGATGCAACTCACCCAAATATTGGTACAACTCAATTTGCAATTTCTTCTCCAAGTGGATATGCAGTAACCCCTACACCTGTTTTAAGTAGAGTTTATAGAGCTTCTGTTGGATGTCCTGGCGGAGTAAATTTAAATAAGTTTTTTGATATGTCTGGTGCAGCTTTAAATTGTTCAAATACAATAGATGGTGCAGCGACAATCCCGGCTGATGATATTTCAACCGTATATTATAATGGCACTAATTCAGCTGGTAGTTGGTATATTTGGTTTGTAGATCTTAATACGACAGATGGATTAACAGGAACTATAAATTATGTTACATTTAATTTATGTCGTTCAGAATTAGTTCCAGTTTTAACAAATGAATCTTTTGAAACTAATGATTTTGTTATTTATCCAAATCCAAATAACGGAACATTTAATATTCAGTTAACAGCTAATACTAATGAAGTTGCTTTAAGCGTTCATGATTTAAGAGGTAGATTAATCTTATCTAAAGATTTACAAGCTTCAGGATTAGTTAATGAGCAAATTAGTTTAGCAGATGCTCAAACGGGAATTTATCTAGTTACTATTCAAGATGGGTCTAGAAAAATTACTAAGAAAATTATTGTTGAATAA
- a CDS encoding reprolysin-like metallopeptidase, translating to MKKTLLFNLCLLFLTVSVFSQTGKAWKVVTNNNFEKLSSVERESFPAEFKTMELDLTMLSNVLKNAPQRESLQKSNVVISMPNASGQMEQFEMYEASNFEPSLQAQFPEIRSYVGKGIDDPYAIIRISLDPKQIHTTVKRAGAPTEYMEPYSANKKVYAVYKSSRIKGKQPFTCSTPEEKIEADVIQKLMTNKSSTGQLLDFRLAMSVTAEYTTILHGVLGLATPKTSALSGINTTMTRVNGIFETDFAIHMTLVNNMTIIYDNGATDPYSGTSDAAYNSALQSTLTSVVGEANYDVGHLMAGIGNNGNAGCIGCVCVNGSKGSGYTTSTVPYGDAFDVDFVAHEIGHQFGANHTFSHGNEGTGVNMEVGSGVTVMGYAGITAQDTHSNSIDVFHAASIAQVQANMAGKSCPTTTAITHSAPVVDAGNNYTIPQLTPFVLTGSATDAGGASGLTYTWEQFDDGSGQTGAASAASATKTSGPNWVNYLDSPSGVRYFPVMSSVLNNSTTTAGIDVTAEALSSISRTLNFRLTARDNVLGQGQTNFDNMVVTVDATKGPLTVTSQNTTGISYPTSSSQTVTWTVNNTNTIPGGGTVDILITTDNGVTWTPLATGLTNNGSANVTMPATPAPYCRLMVKANGNIFFNVNTETFAVGYIVTTTCNTYSNNTPLVIPDGPSANTQGPVVTNSINVPATGTISDVNISLDVTHTYINDLVIQIEHPDNTTFSTVWNRACGSQDNFNVTLSDGAPAFVCATNMTGTFAPSSPLSVFNGLASNGTWDLYTADFWNGDTGQINSWSIEICTQTATLSNDTFSDINELVLYPNPNNGTFSIQFTATSDEVYVNVHDVRGRQIISKTFDANGLFNETINLQDAQTGIYLVTIKDGSKQIVKKIIVE from the coding sequence ATGAAAAAAACATTACTTTTTAATTTATGTTTATTGTTTTTAACAGTTTCTGTTTTTTCTCAAACGGGAAAAGCATGGAAAGTTGTTACTAATAATAATTTTGAAAAATTGAGTTCAGTTGAAAGAGAGTCTTTTCCTGCTGAATTTAAAACTATGGAATTAGATTTGACAATGTTGTCTAATGTATTAAAAAATGCTCCGCAGAGAGAATCTCTTCAAAAGAGTAACGTTGTGATTTCAATGCCAAATGCATCTGGTCAAATGGAGCAATTTGAAATGTATGAAGCTTCTAATTTTGAACCTTCACTACAAGCGCAATTTCCAGAGATTAGATCTTATGTTGGAAAAGGGATTGATGACCCATATGCAATTATCAGAATTAGTTTAGATCCAAAACAAATTCATACTACGGTGAAAAGGGCGGGTGCTCCAACTGAGTATATGGAACCATATTCGGCAAATAAGAAAGTTTATGCCGTTTATAAGTCTTCTAGAATCAAAGGTAAGCAACCTTTTACTTGTAGTACGCCTGAAGAAAAAATTGAGGCTGATGTAATTCAAAAATTAATGACTAATAAATCTAGCACAGGTCAGCTTTTAGATTTTAGGTTAGCAATGTCTGTTACTGCTGAATATACTACAATTTTACATGGTGTTTTAGGTTTAGCTACCCCAAAAACTAGTGCTTTATCTGGTATTAATACTACCATGACAAGAGTTAATGGTATCTTTGAAACTGATTTTGCAATTCATATGACTTTAGTCAATAATATGACTATTATTTATGATAATGGAGCAACAGATCCTTACAGTGGAACATCAGATGCTGCATATAACTCTGCATTACAGTCTACTCTAACGTCTGTAGTTGGGGAAGCTAATTATGATGTAGGACACTTAATGGCGGGAATTGGGAATAATGGTAATGCTGGTTGTATAGGTTGTGTGTGTGTAAATGGTTCAAAAGGTAGTGGTTATACTACAAGTACTGTTCCATATGGAGATGCTTTTGATGTTGATTTCGTTGCTCACGAAATTGGACACCAGTTCGGTGCTAACCATACATTTTCTCACGGAAATGAAGGTACAGGTGTAAATATGGAAGTTGGTTCAGGCGTAACAGTTATGGGATATGCAGGGATTACCGCTCAAGATACTCATTCAAATTCAATTGACGTTTTCCATGCAGCAAGTATTGCACAAGTTCAAGCAAATATGGCTGGTAAATCTTGTCCAACTACTACTGCAATAACACATTCTGCTCCAGTAGTAGATGCTGGAAATAATTATACTATTCCTCAATTAACCCCTTTTGTTTTAACAGGCTCTGCTACAGATGCTGGTGGTGCAAGTGGGTTAACATACACGTGGGAACAGTTTGATGATGGTTCAGGGCAAACTGGTGCTGCATCGGCTGCATCTGCAACAAAAACAAGTGGTCCTAATTGGGTTAATTACCTTGATTCGCCAAGTGGTGTGAGATATTTTCCAGTAATGTCTTCTGTTTTAAACAACAGTACTACAACAGCTGGTATTGATGTAACTGCTGAAGCTTTAAGTTCAATAAGTAGAACCCTAAACTTCAGATTAACCGCTAGAGATAATGTGTTAGGTCAAGGTCAAACAAACTTTGACAATATGGTTGTAACAGTAGATGCAACTAAAGGCCCTTTAACAGTTACTTCTCAAAATACAACTGGGATTTCATATCCTACAAGTTCATCGCAAACGGTAACATGGACTGTAAATAATACAAATACAATCCCAGGTGGAGGAACGGTCGATATCTTAATAACTACTGATAATGGTGTTACTTGGACGCCATTAGCAACAGGATTAACAAATAATGGTAGTGCAAATGTTACGATGCCTGCAACGCCAGCCCCATATTGTCGTTTAATGGTTAAAGCAAATGGGAATATTTTCTTTAATGTAAATACAGAAACTTTTGCGGTTGGTTACATTGTTACGACTACCTGTAATACTTATTCAAACAACACTCCTTTAGTAATTCCTGACGGACCATCTGCTAATACACAAGGGCCTGTTGTGACTAATTCAATTAATGTTCCTGCTACTGGGACAATTTCAGATGTTAATATTTCATTAGATGTAACTCATACTTATATAAATGATTTAGTTATTCAAATAGAACATCCAGATAATACGACTTTTAGTACAGTTTGGAATAGAGCTTGTGGATCACAAGATAATTTCAATGTAACTTTAAGTGATGGTGCTCCTGCTTTTGTTTGTGCGACTAATATGACAGGTACCTTTGCCCCTTCATCTCCATTGTCTGTATTTAATGGTCTAGCCTCAAATGGGACATGGGATTTGTATACGGCAGACTTTTGGAATGGAGATACTGGTCAGATAAATTCTTGGTCAATTGAAATTTGTACTCAAACAGCAACGTTATCTAATGATACTTTTTCAGATATAAACGAATTAGTTTTGTATCCAAATCCAAACAACGGAACATTTTCTATTCAGTTTACTGCAACGTCTGATGAAGTTTATGTAAATGTTCATGATGTAAGAGGTAGACAAATTATTTCAAAAACTTTTGATGCAAATGGATTGTTCAATGAAACCATTAATTTACAAGATGCGCAAACAGGAATTTATTTAGTTACAATAAAAGATGGTTCGAAGCAAATTGTTAAAAAGATTATTGTTGAATAA
- a CDS encoding M43 family zinc metalloprotease translates to MKKTLLLIFSVFALVNLAEAQTRKASKSKSLEGFEAEISKAKMFSPKGVVRCATVEYNNSRKLNGRAVSDKVFEDWLAPKIQEIKKLRQAKMLPSVIRIPVVVHVIHNGDAVGSGENIADGQVLSQIQVFNEDFRKLTGTPGDGAGVDTTIEFCLAAVDPNGNATNGIDRVNLGTANFNSAAVEAAKASTIWDPTKYLNCWTFRFGGDLNGVLGYAQFPTGSGLAGMPSDNCVDDSGSGASTDGVVCAFDTWGSSTIYPAGTYGAPYDKGRTMTHEVGHMLGLRHIWGDGGCGVDDYCADTPLSDASNFGCPTTNSCTDSPIDYNDQVQNYMDYTDDTCMNMFTQDQTDRMLAVMANSPRRDDLLMSNVCDAIPNTPYIQFKREACLDRQPKSVIEGNGCSYTEFTIPLSIDMAPSQNATATFALDGMSVADLGDVQIMTPSVTFNAGSTADQNLVFRVLNDGIVEADEDLMITFTVTTSGNALENPKGNVYTLSILNDDATISANSNMSLFYDDFSDGDASDWSILDNNAEPADDWFLAEEANWASPFGIYTDFFMASYSWNGVDYSPDNFLSTPAINIPVGASNIQLDYFAGSGNDSGFFSESYQVWVSNSIGSFGNITSGTLLVDTTIPAMGGAYYNLAIPPAYSGQTVYITFRHYNTTGEWVLGVDEVEVSADVTVSVQTATDVATAGQNNLNGSGSTYFRDSSSGNIIGRVQVNDASNYGCSDMYVSSAGTGATQYGPSTNPLDFRMDKQFTIVPSNIVAGSSTITFYFTEAEIAGWEAATGNSRTALYVVKDNGSEEIQPCSIGAFGSDVTLTASFATGIDGVFSFARQQSLGNDNFELTGVTLYPNPNNGVFNLSLNTTSGNVKVEVFDTRGRLILNKLISGNGMVNETISLQNAQSGIYLVNIEDGSRKVTKKIVVK, encoded by the coding sequence ATGAAAAAAACATTACTATTAATTTTTTCTGTTTTTGCTTTAGTAAACCTTGCAGAAGCACAAACAAGAAAAGCTTCAAAAAGCAAATCTTTAGAAGGCTTTGAAGCTGAGATTTCAAAGGCAAAAATGTTCTCCCCTAAAGGTGTAGTTCGTTGTGCTACAGTAGAGTATAATAACTCTAGAAAGTTAAACGGTAGAGCCGTGTCGGATAAAGTTTTTGAAGATTGGTTAGCTCCAAAAATTCAAGAGATAAAGAAACTTAGACAAGCAAAAATGCTTCCTTCTGTAATTAGAATACCAGTAGTTGTTCACGTAATCCATAATGGAGATGCAGTTGGTTCTGGTGAAAATATTGCAGATGGTCAAGTTTTGTCGCAAATTCAAGTTTTTAATGAGGATTTTAGAAAATTAACTGGTACTCCAGGTGATGGTGCAGGTGTTGATACAACAATAGAGTTTTGTTTAGCTGCAGTAGATCCAAATGGGAATGCAACTAATGGGATTGATAGAGTTAATTTAGGTACTGCAAATTTTAATAGTGCGGCTGTTGAGGCAGCAAAAGCTTCAACAATTTGGGATCCTACTAAATATCTAAACTGTTGGACATTTAGATTTGGTGGTGATTTAAATGGGGTTTTAGGATATGCTCAATTTCCAACTGGTTCTGGTTTGGCAGGAATGCCATCAGACAATTGTGTTGATGATTCAGGTTCTGGCGCTTCTACAGATGGAGTTGTTTGTGCATTTGATACATGGGGTTCTAGTACTATTTATCCAGCAGGAACATATGGAGCTCCATATGATAAAGGTAGAACTATGACTCATGAAGTAGGGCATATGTTAGGATTGCGTCACATTTGGGGTGATGGTGGTTGTGGCGTAGATGATTATTGTGCGGACACACCTTTATCTGATGCTTCTAACTTTGGTTGTCCTACAACTAATAGTTGTACGGATTCTCCTATAGATTATAATGATCAAGTTCAAAATTATATGGACTATACTGATGATACCTGTATGAATATGTTCACGCAAGATCAAACAGATAGAATGTTAGCAGTTATGGCAAACTCTCCACGTCGTGATGATTTGTTAATGTCAAATGTTTGTGATGCAATTCCTAATACACCATACATTCAATTTAAAAGAGAAGCGTGTCTAGATAGACAGCCAAAATCAGTTATTGAAGGTAATGGATGTTCTTATACTGAATTTACAATCCCATTAAGTATAGACATGGCTCCTTCACAAAATGCCACAGCTACTTTTGCATTAGATGGAATGTCTGTTGCTGATTTAGGGGATGTACAAATAATGACTCCAAGTGTAACTTTTAATGCGGGGTCTACTGCAGATCAAAATTTAGTATTTAGAGTTTTGAATGACGGTATTGTAGAAGCAGATGAAGATTTAATGATCACTTTTACTGTAACAACATCAGGAAATGCACTTGAAAATCCTAAAGGAAATGTTTATACTTTAAGTATATTAAATGATGATGCTACAATTTCTGCAAATTCAAATATGAGTTTATTCTATGATGATTTCTCAGATGGAGATGCTTCAGACTGGTCAATTTTGGATAATAATGCTGAACCAGCAGATGATTGGTTTTTAGCAGAAGAAGCAAATTGGGCTTCTCCGTTTGGAATTTATACAGATTTCTTTATGGCTTCTTATTCTTGGAATGGAGTGGACTACTCTCCAGATAATTTCTTGAGTACTCCAGCTATAAATATTCCTGTAGGAGCTTCTAATATTCAATTAGATTATTTTGCTGGTTCTGGAAATGATTCTGGCTTCTTTAGTGAATCTTATCAAGTTTGGGTTTCAAATTCAATTGGTTCATTTGGAAATATTACGAGCGGTACATTACTTGTTGATACAACAATACCAGCAATGGGTGGAGCATATTATAATTTAGCAATCCCTCCAGCTTATTCGGGTCAAACAGTTTATATTACTTTTAGACATTACAATACAACTGGAGAGTGGGTTTTAGGTGTAGATGAAGTTGAAGTAAGTGCAGATGTTACAGTAAGTGTACAAACTGCTACTGATGTTGCTACTGCAGGGCAAAACAATTTAAATGGAAGTGGTTCTACTTATTTCAGAGATAGTTCATCAGGAAATATTATTGGAAGAGTACAAGTAAACGACGCTTCTAATTATGGTTGTTCAGACATGTATGTTTCAAGTGCTGGAACCGGAGCTACTCAATATGGTCCTTCAACAAATCCTTTAGATTTTAGAATGGATAAACAATTTACAATTGTTCCTTCAAATATAGTAGCTGGAAGTTCAACTATAACATTCTATTTCACAGAAGCTGAAATTGCTGGTTGGGAAGCTGCAACTGGTAATTCTAGAACTGCGTTATATGTAGTTAAAGACAACGGATCGGAAGAAATCCAACCTTGTTCAATTGGAGCATTTGGTTCAGATGTTACGTTAACTGCGTCTTTTGCAACAGGTATTGATGGTGTCTTCAGTTTTGCTAGACAACAAAGTTTAGGAAATGATAATTTCGAATTAACTGGAGTTACATTATATCCTAATCCAAATAATGGAGTATTTAACTTAAGTTTAAATACTACTTCAGGAAATGTAAAAGTTGAAGTGTTTGACACTAGAGGAAGATTAATTTTAAATAAATTAATTTCTGGTAACGGAATGGTTAATGAAACTATTAGCCTTCAAAATGCTCAATCGGGAATTTATTTAGTTAATATAGAAGATGGTTCAAGAAAAGTAACAAAGAAAATAGTTGTTAAATAG